The genomic interval GTCTTCTACACTTTCACTAGCTGCTGGGAAAAGACAGCCAGTGGCTCATTTTGTTTATTAGACTGTGTGGGTAGCTTCTTTTGGTTGtcataaagacaaaagaattatTATATTGTCCAAACTTATtagtccagtttttttttaacatccagaATCTTTTATTGGTCACTTGTATGCCAGGTACCAgcatcaacaagaaaaaaaaaggtgtttccACCTAAAAGAGCCCCTTATCTCTTCGTTTGCCTCTTCCTGTAGTGTTTCTCTCCCAACTCTGTAGATCTACAATCACAGATGAAGACAGCTACAACAAACACTCGATCAGGAGGCAAGAAAGCTATGGATAAATCCCTCCCAAGTACAGAAATATTAGTCAGCAATCACTATACCAATTGCCCAGAGCTTCACATACAGCCTCCCTTTAAGCCTAagattatcccattttacaggggaggagGCAACAAGTTCCAAGAGAATTCAACCTTAGTCCAGTTTTTAACCTTTGACAGTAACACCAAGCTTGGTAGCCCTCTTGAGCATTAACTAGACATCCACAGACTTCCTTAATTTGTTCTCTAGTAGCAAGATTGGGTGATTTCTGACCTGGCGTTCTTCACTCCTTTGCAGCCTGATATTGAGATGGCTTGGGCCATGAGAGCAATGCAGCATGCTGAAGTCTACTACAAAGTGAGTTGACTGTCTTCATTGTTAAGCAGAATTAAACATGTAATTTCAGCATATTGTGCTCTGCTAATCACCATTCTCAGCAAGTTAAACAGTTGTGTTTTGGAgataatttttattactctaaGGAGAACTGGGGCATGGAAGTCAATTTTGCTTTGACAGTGAGGAGTTGTGCTTCTCTGCCCAGTGTTGTGTTCCTAACCAGCAAAAGGATGCCTGGCCCAcagtaggcactaaataaatgtttgttgactgaatgaataatcCACAGAGGGTAATAGCCAGACATTAATAGGGCCAAAGGGGTTTGAATTGGTGGAAGGGACTGTAGTGTATTATGGCCCTTTAAAATTATGTCATGATTTCATCTGGGACCTAGGCTGTCTATATTTTCTAATGAACTTTTCTGCCCTGAGAACCATGAGGATTTTCTGGGGAAGAGGGGACAGAAATATAGTAAATTAGAGACTAGCATCTTTATGTTGTCTTATTGTCTGGCAGCTGATTTCATCAGTTGACCCACAGTTCCTGAAACTCACCAAAGTGGATGACCAAATCTATTCTGAGTTTCgggaaaattttaagaaactcaGGATAGATGTATTGGACCCAGAAGACCTCAAATCAGAAGCAGCTAAAGAGGTAAGAattctctcttttaaatattGCCTAGCATCTGACCAATGATTGACTGtgaatacatttttatacatttaaacttttggggggtttgttttaaGGCAAATACCTAAAGCACCAGGGCTTTTATGTAGTTGTAATTAACTAATGTGTTACTAAATGAATGTTTTTCTGGTTTatggatttttcattttcattgaatctattttttttcctctttgatttggaCCTTTGATCCTTACCCACCTAGCTCTTTCAAGGGAGAAggaatgaatttatttatgtgaGTACTTTAGTCAGAAGGCTTAGATAGAGGGTTGGCAAATAGGGTACGGAGAGGTGTTTGGATTCTCTGGATTTAAGATCATATTATCACAGGCCGTGGATAATTGGAAAACTTGTGTTTTGCATTGCTTGCTTGATTACCTTATACTTTTACAGAGCACTAAAACTCTTATAGttaggaaatttttttccttgagggTAGACTCTCGGCTTATGAGAAATGTAAACTTTTAACTCTAAGCAGGCTGTTACTGATCTTTGGAAAATTGCCTCTATTGGATGgacttctttcttaaaatttaactttgtgactttgggccaaATTCCTGCCTTCTTTGTCTCATTTGTGCTTCAGTGGGGATGAATAACCATTTTGGGCTGAACTAGCCAATAACTTAAAACAGAGAATAtacttaagaaattaaaatttaattctctAGTCAAGGATTTAAGTATTTTATCAGATTAAAATATTGTTCATGTTGGGAAATACCAGCCTAAAGATACCAAAGATAACGCAGAAACTCATTGCTAGTGAAACTAGCAATCAGCTGAATTCTAGTCTCTTTCACTGTGGTTATTTTCCTTACTGGGGAAATGGAAGCCCCTCTCCTGGCCTGACTTCACCAGCCTCCTGCATTTTTTAGCTAAGATACCTTTTTTGCCTTTACAGAAGTGGAGACCATTCTGTTTGAAGTTTGATGGGATTGTAGAAGACTTCAACTATGGTACTTTGCTGCGACTGAACTGTTCTCAGGGCTACACTGAGGAAAACACCATCTTTGGTGAGTTTCTTGCCTCTGGGATTGTTTCTGTATAAGGAGAGTGAGGGATCTGGTTTTACTGATGAATCAATGACATGAATAGTTAGTTTGGGAgtcattttatttgttatatCTGTAAAGATCATGTTACTGTATCTTGAGTAACTGTGAGGTAAGATAAGTATTTTCAGCATCATTTAGTATAGGATTAGAATTAGAATTCACATCTCTGAATCTTATGACTATACTTGAATGCTTTGCATGTTAGTTCAGCTTTGTCAATAGATTTCCAGTAGGTTTAGAGAAGTAACTGTGACTGGGACAATAATCAATTCTATTCACCTTTCAGCACCCAGGATACAATTTTTTGCCATTGAAATTGCTCGGAACAGGGAAGGTTATAACAAAGCAGTTTACACTAGTGTTCAGGACAAAGAAGAAGACAAAGGAGCCAACAATGGAGGAGACAAAGGAGCCAACAatggaggagaagaagagaaaggaaccaacagagaaggagaaaaggagaaaaccaacaaaggaggagaaaaagagaaagaagcctacaaagaaatcaacaaaagTGGTGAAACAGCTATGTAAGGTAGACAGGGAACAGCACTCTAGAAGCTGTGATTCAACTGAGCCTACAAGTACCATTATGCTACTTGCACAGGCCCCTGTGGTCAAATGTATCTCCTTGTTCACTGGAAGGACATGCAGAAGGACATCTTTCTGGCCTAATCATCAGGAGCTGCAATGGTTGTTCTCTTGTATGAACTGGCTTGAACACTATTAGTGGGGTCTTATAGTTGATGGTTTCTTGCTTCTCACCACCAGTCAAGTAagaaattttgtaaataaatttcttttggttCTTATGACTATATGTCTGTGATTGACTTTTAAAAGGtattgaaaattatttgacacttgattttttttttaggtacatAATCTCTTTGTCATGtcttatataaaatgatttatGCCTATTTCTTAATGCTTCTCACTATTTCCTGTAGTGAAGTTCTCTCAAACCTGTAAAGTTGTACACGGTTTTGGATTAGAAGTCCTTACATAAGAATTGACTCTTGCCATTTGAGTGACTCTagctttctgattttatttgatatATCTCTCAAAAGATTTGATAAATACTCTATGGGGATAACAGCAGCAGCCTGAACCTGTCACACTAGTGAACACAGCCCAGTTCACATTAAAGGAGCAGGAGACTGAACCTGCTCAGTACCTGCTTCTCTCTTGTAACCAAGTTGTTACCTaaaatatagcagaaattaataaatataaagccTGGTAGAGTGGCTTTCCTTTTATAATGCTGTGGACAATAGCACACATTTATACATTAATACAAAATGAACATATTTCTAAATGGGATTTTGTCAGACTCCAAAAATAGACCAACTGATTTTATATGGGTAGGGGGATGTTCCTTCTCATCTAATGACTTTTAAGAGTGCATGTTTTCAGTTATCTTTACAAATGTATAGATTTGTGCATGTCCCCATAGACATACTGACTTTGTTTGCTAAAACTAGCTAGAGGAAGCTGCAATGTTCATAGGGCATACAGTAAATAGTCTAACCACAGCATGATCATGCAAGAAAAGATTTatcagaggagaggagggtgaaTGAGACTTGTTTTCCTCAGTGGACACAGGAGGAGacaaaaattaaacttaattGATCAGTGGTCCCCTAGGTAAGAGCTGCACTAGAGATGCACACAGTCAGCAGCAACGATTGTGCACAAAGCAAATAGGTTTCTCCATGAATTCTCTTTGGCcagttcttaaaaatatttaaaacatctgttaaagttttcattttataaaaatatgtttttttaaaaggtaagagaGTGTTAAATACATCATATTAGGCAGACTTTTTGAGATGAAGAACATGCTTTACTGTAttaaatttctctttgattttacaGAGAATATGAAACATACTGTTGATAGACTGCTTTAGAACAAGAGGCATCTGTCTAAGAACTAGGTtataaaaactgggaaaaagaaGGGGAATAAGAACACGGAACACTTTACACTAACCATTTGATTTTGAGTTGATCAAAAGGGATAATATCCTGGGTGGATCTGGCCTAATCAAGCAAGTACTTAAAGGAGACAAGCAGTAGCAGATGTTCTgttggccttgaagaagcaaacaGATGTGTGAGAGAAGGGGGCCATGTGGCAAAGAGCTGAGGGTGGCAGCTGGGAGCTGACAGCGCTCCCACTTGCTGAgagccagcaagaaaatggggaTTCTACTCCTACAGTTGAAAGGAATTGAATTTTGCCAACAACTGGTGAGCTTGGGAGAGGAACTCAAGCCTCAGATGAGACTGTAGTCCTGGTTGATACCATGATTTCAGCCCTGTGAGACTCTGAACAGAGGACCCAGTTAAGTCATACTTGGACTCCTAACCCACAGGACTGTGAGATAACAGGtattgtcttaagccactaattATGTGGTTATTTGTTATAGAGTAGTAGTAACTACATAGACTTTGGTAATGAAAGTggactgctgctgtaacaagtaccTAAAGTGTGGGAatggctttggaatcaggcagtGGGGGGGAGGCTGGAAGAATATTGAGGAGCAtgacagaaaacctaaatagccTTGTACAGACTGTCAGTGGAAATATGGACTTTAAGGATGCTGCTGGTGAGGGTTCAGAAGGACGTATTATTGTTATTGAAAACTGGAAGAAGGGGGATCCTATTAATAAATGGTAACATTATAGTTAGAGGCCAGAAAGTTTGAGATTTGAGTCCTAGCTCTGAATTATTTGGAAGATGATATGAAGCCAGGCTTGACATAGTGTGTAAACATCTGTGATTTATTCAGAATGTGGTACCTATCCACTTATTTATCTCCATGACATCTTTTGGAGGCAGGGAAAGAGCACAGACTAATTTTTGCatttacagaagggaaaactgcagccattttaaaattttaagccattaagtttgtggtgatttgttacagcagcaatatgAAACTAATAAAGAAAGCATACTGAACCCTGCTCCAAAAGTGGAGACATTCACTGcactgtcattatttattttgaaactataGTTTaaacaaggatatgttgtaccAATGATTGGAGACATGAACTGCACCCAAAGTGAGCTTCAATAATTCTAAACCCTTTCGAACTTAGGAACTTAGGAACTCCTGTAGCTGAGTCTGTGTGTGTCGTGTGTCAGGTGCCATTACTATAACTGGAAGTTCTCTAAATTTGCTTCTATGTACAATACAATGCTTATTAATGCATATGTGCtcatttggaatatatatatatatatatatatatatatatacacatacacatacataaaactcaacagtaacTTGATCAATTGTTTAGACCTTGGACCAAGAAAATGTGTTTCTGGAGAGGAGTGTTTTATCAATGACATTGTTTAAAATTGCCAGAGCATGGTGATAATTAAAGCTGACCaggtttttgttggttttattactgtttttaaattttctacaggtaatacagcttttttttttgcttgcacCCAGTGTAGATGATTCTCACTACCTCAAATTTGTACTCCACAGTTGCTTTCATATGTTGTTTATTCAGATAAGTTAATATCTTAACTGATTATTCAGAATTAAGGCCTGTATGTATGTTATGTTAATGGTCTTTTTTCTATGCCTACATTCTATCTCTAGAAATATGGAAGCATTATGAATGTCAACACGTTGTTGGTCTCCTGAATTGCACTGCTGTCACATGATAACCTTATATATGACTGGCTAGCTTTAAGTTTTCCCTGCTGTACTCAGGGTTTCTCTGAATTCCTCAgtataaattttactttcttgaaGTCAgtatttaagttttcattttataaattgaaaaacaaagattGAATCATAATTTGCCATCTGTCACATAAGTGGTGGTGTTGGGACTCAGATCTACATCTTTTGATTATGAATCTCATTGTTTCCCAAATTCCCATTCTAGAATAAGCTTCTTGCTAGAATAGACAGATAATTTGGATGAGGAATTGAAGTATTCAATAATCATAAGCATTCTGTTGTGGAGTGATGCACTAAACTAGTTTAAACTCCTCAAGCcattttcaatttctctgtctttttccttCTAAGAGATTCCTTTTTACATATACAACCGAgacatttaaaaagcattataGTATAATTACCATATCACTGTAATCTTTCTTcagtttcaaaattatattttaatttcttaaccTTTCTTATGAACTGAATTTGGCTGACACATTTTCCTCAATTGCTTTgtagttttttattatttttttttctttttgaggcttTATCTTCCTGAAATCTTCCTGAAATAAGTTTTTTCAGGCTAAATCGTTGGAAGCTCTAATATGTATTACTGGTTGGTTTTTacattgtaaagaaaataaaggaaattaaaaatgtcaaCTTAGAGGATAAGCCTTTGCAACTGGAATATATCTCAGAAACCTAAttcaaaaatgtcatttttctgtgaaaaaataaaaaagacacaaaaggatGTGCTTTACCCAGTTGAAAATCCTCTATGTATGTAAAGATTGTTTATTAACTTACTTATTGTCCTTCCTGTTACACTAAGAACACTGCACAAGGCATCATTCCATAAGGTTTCCATTGTCTTAGATATATCCCTGCACAAGACACTTTCCTctagaaaacagttttaaaatagtCTCCATGCTTCTCCATGATTTAGGATTCTTATGATGTCCTTTCTGTTTAAACTATATCTGGGCAATCTTACACAATTCTGAGAATTtggattatatttaaaataaaaatcacaataatttgaaatttacatgttcttgacttttttttttttttggctgcgcttggtcttcgttgctgtgcgcgggctttctttagttgcggcgagcgggggctactcttcgttgtggtgcgcgggcttctca from Balaenoptera musculus isolate JJ_BM4_2016_0621 chromosome X, mBalMus1.pri.v3, whole genome shotgun sequence carries:
- the PBDC1 gene encoding protein PBDC1 isoform X1; amino-acid sequence: MEATGGNDEVVSGELASLAHAVSLPAESYGNDPDIEMAWAMRAMQHAEVYYKLISSVDPQFLKLTKVDDQIYSEFRENFKKLRIDVLDPEDLKSEAAKEKWRPFCLKFDGIVEDFNYGTLLRLNCSQGYTEENTIFAPRIQFFAIEIARNREGYNKAVYTSVQDKEEDKGANNGGDKGANNGGEEEKGTNREGEKEKTNKGGEKEKEAYKEINKSGETAM
- the PBDC1 gene encoding protein PBDC1 isoform X2; translation: MEATGGNDEVSGELASLAHAVSLPAESYGNDPDIEMAWAMRAMQHAEVYYKLISSVDPQFLKLTKVDDQIYSEFRENFKKLRIDVLDPEDLKSEAAKEKWRPFCLKFDGIVEDFNYGTLLRLNCSQGYTEENTIFAPRIQFFAIEIARNREGYNKAVYTSVQDKEEDKGANNGGDKGANNGGEEEKGTNREGEKEKTNKGGEKEKEAYKEINKSGETAM
- the PBDC1 gene encoding protein PBDC1 isoform X3 — its product is MELDPQSPDIEMAWAMRAMQHAEVYYKLISSVDPQFLKLTKVDDQIYSEFRENFKKLRIDVLDPEDLKSEAAKEKWRPFCLKFDGIVEDFNYGTLLRLNCSQGYTEENTIFAPRIQFFAIEIARNREGYNKAVYTSVQDKEEDKGANNGGDKGANNGGEEEKGTNREGEKEKTNKGGEKEKEAYKEINKSGETAM
- the PBDC1 gene encoding protein PBDC1 isoform X4, with amino-acid sequence MAWAMRAMQHAEVYYKLISSVDPQFLKLTKVDDQIYSEFRENFKKLRIDVLDPEDLKSEAAKEKWRPFCLKFDGIVEDFNYGTLLRLNCSQGYTEENTIFAPRIQFFAIEIARNREGYNKAVYTSVQDKEEDKGANNGGDKGANNGGEEEKGTNREGEKEKTNKGGEKEKEAYKEINKSGETAM